The genomic region CGTGTCTCTCCTGCCTCACTGAGAGAGACGGAACTTTCGGGAGCTTGTTACTGTGGCAAAAAAGAAAATTCTCGTTCTTGACGACAAACATTTTTCCCGGGTTTGCAGCGCCATTCTCGAACGGGAAGGATTTGTCCCGGTCATTCCAGAATCTGATAAGTTTTTTGATACAATTCACCGCTGGACCGATTATGGGCTGGTCGTCGCGAGTTATCCCATTGCGGAAAAATTTGTTGAAAAAATCCAACACACGGGTACGCCGGTGATCGTTCTCAGCGACTTCGTCAATCACGAAATCCTTGAAAGCCTTAAACAGTTCGAAATTTGTCGGTGCCTCATCAAACCTTTGGATTTTGAAAATTTTATCGGAATTGTTGGAGAGATGCTCGATGACGGAATTTCAATACGGGGAGGATACAGCCTTGCTTAGAAGAATCATTGTGCTGCTATTGGTCGGTTTTTTTCTGTATGGTTGCGGAAGTAAGACCAAAGAAGAAATGCTGCAGGAAGGCATTAAGCTCACAGAAGAGGGAAATGTTACCGGGGGCGTCATCCTCTTTCGTAATGCCTTGGAAAAAGATCCGAATTTCGTTGAGGCTCGTTTTCATCTGGCCAAGGGATATATCGATCTCGAAAGGTATCCTCAGGCCGAAAGAGAATTGCAGAAAGTCAAGCTGCAAGATCCTTCCAACACCCGCATCGATGTGTTCCTTGCCAAAG from Geoalkalibacter ferrihydriticus DSM 17813 harbors:
- a CDS encoding response regulator; translation: MAKKKILVLDDKHFSRVCSAILEREGFVPVIPESDKFFDTIHRWTDYGLVVASYPIAEKFVEKIQHTGTPVIVLSDFVNHEILESLKQFEICRCLIKPLDFENFIGIVGEMLDDGISIRGGYSLA